Proteins encoded together in one Mobula birostris isolate sMobBir1 chromosome 7, sMobBir1.hap1, whole genome shotgun sequence window:
- the LOC140200823 gene encoding complexin-2 has product MDFVMKQALGGATKDMGKMLGGDEEKDPDAQKKEEERQEALRQQEDERKQKHIRMEAEREKVRQQIRDKYGLKKKEEKEAEEKAAMEAPIEGSLTRPKKAIPAGCGDEEEEEEESILDTVLKYLPGPLQDMFKK; this is encoded by the exons GGGCCACTAAAGACATGGGGAAGATGTTGGGGGGTGATGAGGAGAAAGACCCAGATGCACAGAAGAAGGAAGAAGAGAGACAAGAGGCCCTTCGTCAACAAGAAGATGAACGTAAGCAAAAGCATATTAGAATGGAAGCTGAACGGGAAAAAGTACGACAACAAATACGGGACAAG TATGGCCTTaaaaagaaggaagaaaaagaagctGAGGAGAAGGCTGCAATGGAAGCCCCAATAGAAGGGAGTTTGACTCGTCCAAAGAAAGCAATTCCTGCAGGctgtggagatgaggaggaagaagaggaagaaagcATTCTCGATACTGTTCTTAAATATCTTCCTGGGCCACTTCAAGACATGTTCAAGAAGTAG